One window from the genome of Hippopotamus amphibius kiboko isolate mHipAmp2 chromosome 13, mHipAmp2.hap2, whole genome shotgun sequence encodes:
- the SEMA3G gene encoding semaphorin-3G isoform X2, whose amino-acid sequence MAPSAWAICCLLGGLLLRGGSPTPGPSVPRLRLSYQDLLSANRSAVLLGPRGSLDLRAFYLDEYRDRLFLGGRDAIYSLRLDQAWLDPREVLWPPQPGQREECVRKGRDPLAECANFVRVLQPHNRTHLLACGTGAFQPTCALIAVGHRGEHVLHLEPRSVESGRGRCPHEPSRPFASTFVGGELYTGLNADFLGREAMIFRSGGPRPALRSDSDQNLLHDPRFVMATRIPDNSDQDDDKVYFFFSETIPAPDGGPGRVTVSRVGRVCVNDAGGQRVLVSKWSTFLKARLLCSVPGPGGAETHFDQLEDVFLLWPNTGKSLEVYALFSMVSAVFQGYAVCVYHMADIWEVFKGPFAHQDGPQHQWGPYGGKVPFPRPGMCPSKMTAQPGRPFGSTRDYPDEVLQFARAHPLMFQPVRPQRGRPVLVKTHLAQQLHQIVVDRVEAEDGTYDVIFLGTDSGSVLKVIALQGAGSAEPEEVVLEELQVFKVPTPVTEMEISVKRQMLYVGSRLGVARLQLHQCETYGSACAECCLARDPYCAWDGASCTRYRPGTSKRRFRRQDIRHGNPALQCVGQSQEEETAGLVVTTTVYGTEHNSTFLECLPKSPQATVRWFLQRPGDERPEQVKTDERILQTEQGLLFRRLNRLDAGTYTCMTLEHGFSQVVVRLALEVIVAAQLDILFSREPRPEEPAARGGPASTPSKAWYKDILQLIGFANLPRVDEYCERVWCPSRSPRRGKQAKGKSWVGLELGKKVKSRVQAERNRTPREVEAT is encoded by the exons ATGGCCCCCTCAGCCTGGGCCATCTGCTGCCTCCTGGGGGGCCTCCTGCTCCGCGGGGgcagccccacccccggccccagcGTGCCCCGCCTGCGGCTCTCCTACCAAG ACCTCCTTTCTGCCAATCGCTCTGCTGTCCTTCTGGGTCCCCGGGGCTCCCTGGACCTTCGGGCCTTCTACTTGGATGAGTACCGGGACCGCCTGTTTCTGGGAGGCCGCGATGCCATCTACTCTCTGCGGCTGGACCAGGCGTGGCTGGATCCCCGGGAG GTCTTGTGGCCACCGCAGCCAGGACAGAGGGAGGAGTGTGTTCGCAAGGGAAGAGATCCTTTG GCGGAGTGTGCCAACTTTGTGCGGGTGCTGCAGCCCCACAACCGGACCCACCTGCTGGCATGTGGCACTGGCGCCTTCCAGCCCACCTGCGCCCTCATTGCCGTTGGGCATCGTGGGGAG catGTGCTCCACCTGGAGCCCCGAAGTGTGGAAAGTGGGCGGGGGAGGTGCCCACACGAGCCCAGCCGTCCCTTCGCCAGCACCTTTGTAG gAGGGGAGCTGTACACAGGCCTCAATGCCGACTTCCTGGGGCGTGAGGCCATGATCTTCCGGAGTGGGGGTCCCCGACCCGCCTTGCGTTCTGACTCTGACCAGAACCTCCTGCACG ACCCCAGGTTTGTGATGGCCACCCGGATCCCTGACAACTCTGACCAGGACGATGACAAAGTGTACTTCTTCTTCTCGGAGACCATCCCCGCACCTGATGGAGGCCCGGGCCGTGTCACCGTCAGCCGTGTGGGCCGCGTCTGCGTG AATGACGCGGGCGGCCAGCGGGTGCTGGTGAGCAAATGGAGCACCTTCCTCAAGGCCAGGCTGCTCTGCTCCGTGCCTGGCCCTGGTGGTGCTGAGACCCACTTCGACCAGCTGG AGGACGTGTTCCTGCTGTGGCCCAACACAGGGAAGAGCCTGGAGGTGTACGCTCTGTTCAGCATGGTCAG TGCTGTGTTCCAGGGCTATGCCGTCTGCGTGTACCACATGGCTGATATCTGGGAGGTCTTCAAGGGGCCCTTTGCCCACCAAGATGGTCCCCAGCACCAGTGGGGGCCCTATGGGGGCAAGGTGCCCTTTCCCCGTCCTGGCATG TGTCCCAGCAAGATGACCGCACAGCCGGGACGACCCTTCGGCAGCACCAGGGACTACCCGGATGAGGTGCTGCAGTTTGCCCGAGCCCACCCACTCATGTTCCAGCCTGTGCGTCCTCAGAGGGGCCGCCCCGTCCTCGTCAAAACCCACCTGGCCCAGCAGTTGCATCAGATCGTGGTGGACCGCGTGGAGGCCGAGGATGGGACCTACGACGTCATCTTCCTGGGGACTG actCAGGCTCCGTGCTCAAGGTCATTGCCCTTCAGGGGGCGGGCTCTGCTGAGCCTGAGGAGGTGGTTCTGGAGGAGCTCCAGGTGTTTAAG GTGCCAACACCCGTCACTGAGATGGAGATCTCCGTCAAAAGG CAAATGCTGTACGTGGGCTCGAGGCTGGGTGTGGCCCGGCTGCAGCTGCACCAGTGTGAGACCTATGGCAGCGCCTGTGCAGAGTGCTGCCTGGCCCGGGACCCGTACTGTGCCTGGGATGGTGCCTCCTGCACCCGCTACCGGCCCGGCACCAGCAAGCGCCGGTTTCGCCGGCAGGACATCCGCCATGGCAACCCTGCCCTGCAGTGCGTGGGCCAGAGCCAGGAAG AGGAGACTGCAGGACTCGTGGTGACCACCACAGTCTACGGCACAGAGCACAACAGCACCTTCCTGGAGTGCCTGCCTAAGTCCCCCCAGGCCACCGTGCGCTGGTTCTTACAGAGGCCAGGGGATGAGAGGCCCGAACAG GTGAAGACAGATGAGCGCATCCTGCAAACAGAACAGGGGCTGCTGTTCCGCAGGCTCAACCGCCTGGATGCGGGCACCTACACCTGCATGACGCTGGAGCACGGCTTCTCCCAGGTGGTGGTCCGCCTGGCTCTGGAGGTGATCGTGGCTGCACAGCTCGACATTCTGTTCTCCCGGGAGCCAAGGCCAGAGGAGCCTGCAGCCCGAGGAGGcccagcctccaccccctccaAGGCCTGGTATAAGGACATCCTGCAGCTTATCGGCTTTGCCAACCTGCCCCGGGTGGATGAGTACTGTGAGCGTGTGTGGTGCCCTTCCCGCAGCCCAAGGCGCGGCAAACAGGCCAAGGGCAAGAGCTGGGTGGGGCTGGAACTAGGCAAGAAGGTGAAGAGCCGAGTGCAGGCTGAGCGCAATCGGACACCCCGGGAGGTGGAGGCCACATAg
- the SEMA3G gene encoding semaphorin-3G isoform X1: protein MAPSAWAICCLLGGLLLRGGSPTPGPSVPRLRLSYQDLLSANRSAVLLGPRGSLDLRAFYLDEYRDRLFLGGRDAIYSLRLDQAWLDPREVLWPPQPGQREECVRKGRDPLAECANFVRVLQPHNRTHLLACGTGAFQPTCALIAVGHRGEHVLHLEPRSVESGRGRCPHEPSRPFASTFVGGELYTGLNADFLGREAMIFRSGGPRPALRSDSDQNLLHDPRFVMATRIPDNSDQDDDKVYFFFSETIPAPDGGPGRVTVSRVGRVCVNDAGGQRVLVSKWSTFLKARLLCSVPGPGGAETHFDQLEDVFLLWPNTGKSLEVYALFSMVSAVFQGYAVCVYHMADIWEVFKGPFAHQDGPQHQWGPYGGKVPFPRPGMCPSKMTAQPGRPFGSTRDYPDEVLQFARAHPLMFQPVRPQRGRPVLVKTHLAQQLHQIVVDRVEAEDGTYDVIFLGTDSGSVLKVIALQGAGSAEPEEVVLEELQVFKVPTPVTEMEISVKRQMLYVGSRLGVARLQLHQCETYGSACAECCLARDPYCAWDGASCTRYRPGTSKRRFRRQDIRHGNPALQCVGQSQEEETAGLVVTTTVYGTEHNSTFLECLPKSPQATVRWFLQRPGDERPEQQVKTDERILQTEQGLLFRRLNRLDAGTYTCMTLEHGFSQVVVRLALEVIVAAQLDILFSREPRPEEPAARGGPASTPSKAWYKDILQLIGFANLPRVDEYCERVWCPSRSPRRGKQAKGKSWVGLELGKKVKSRVQAERNRTPREVEAT, encoded by the exons ATGGCCCCCTCAGCCTGGGCCATCTGCTGCCTCCTGGGGGGCCTCCTGCTCCGCGGGGgcagccccacccccggccccagcGTGCCCCGCCTGCGGCTCTCCTACCAAG ACCTCCTTTCTGCCAATCGCTCTGCTGTCCTTCTGGGTCCCCGGGGCTCCCTGGACCTTCGGGCCTTCTACTTGGATGAGTACCGGGACCGCCTGTTTCTGGGAGGCCGCGATGCCATCTACTCTCTGCGGCTGGACCAGGCGTGGCTGGATCCCCGGGAG GTCTTGTGGCCACCGCAGCCAGGACAGAGGGAGGAGTGTGTTCGCAAGGGAAGAGATCCTTTG GCGGAGTGTGCCAACTTTGTGCGGGTGCTGCAGCCCCACAACCGGACCCACCTGCTGGCATGTGGCACTGGCGCCTTCCAGCCCACCTGCGCCCTCATTGCCGTTGGGCATCGTGGGGAG catGTGCTCCACCTGGAGCCCCGAAGTGTGGAAAGTGGGCGGGGGAGGTGCCCACACGAGCCCAGCCGTCCCTTCGCCAGCACCTTTGTAG gAGGGGAGCTGTACACAGGCCTCAATGCCGACTTCCTGGGGCGTGAGGCCATGATCTTCCGGAGTGGGGGTCCCCGACCCGCCTTGCGTTCTGACTCTGACCAGAACCTCCTGCACG ACCCCAGGTTTGTGATGGCCACCCGGATCCCTGACAACTCTGACCAGGACGATGACAAAGTGTACTTCTTCTTCTCGGAGACCATCCCCGCACCTGATGGAGGCCCGGGCCGTGTCACCGTCAGCCGTGTGGGCCGCGTCTGCGTG AATGACGCGGGCGGCCAGCGGGTGCTGGTGAGCAAATGGAGCACCTTCCTCAAGGCCAGGCTGCTCTGCTCCGTGCCTGGCCCTGGTGGTGCTGAGACCCACTTCGACCAGCTGG AGGACGTGTTCCTGCTGTGGCCCAACACAGGGAAGAGCCTGGAGGTGTACGCTCTGTTCAGCATGGTCAG TGCTGTGTTCCAGGGCTATGCCGTCTGCGTGTACCACATGGCTGATATCTGGGAGGTCTTCAAGGGGCCCTTTGCCCACCAAGATGGTCCCCAGCACCAGTGGGGGCCCTATGGGGGCAAGGTGCCCTTTCCCCGTCCTGGCATG TGTCCCAGCAAGATGACCGCACAGCCGGGACGACCCTTCGGCAGCACCAGGGACTACCCGGATGAGGTGCTGCAGTTTGCCCGAGCCCACCCACTCATGTTCCAGCCTGTGCGTCCTCAGAGGGGCCGCCCCGTCCTCGTCAAAACCCACCTGGCCCAGCAGTTGCATCAGATCGTGGTGGACCGCGTGGAGGCCGAGGATGGGACCTACGACGTCATCTTCCTGGGGACTG actCAGGCTCCGTGCTCAAGGTCATTGCCCTTCAGGGGGCGGGCTCTGCTGAGCCTGAGGAGGTGGTTCTGGAGGAGCTCCAGGTGTTTAAG GTGCCAACACCCGTCACTGAGATGGAGATCTCCGTCAAAAGG CAAATGCTGTACGTGGGCTCGAGGCTGGGTGTGGCCCGGCTGCAGCTGCACCAGTGTGAGACCTATGGCAGCGCCTGTGCAGAGTGCTGCCTGGCCCGGGACCCGTACTGTGCCTGGGATGGTGCCTCCTGCACCCGCTACCGGCCCGGCACCAGCAAGCGCCGGTTTCGCCGGCAGGACATCCGCCATGGCAACCCTGCCCTGCAGTGCGTGGGCCAGAGCCAGGAAG AGGAGACTGCAGGACTCGTGGTGACCACCACAGTCTACGGCACAGAGCACAACAGCACCTTCCTGGAGTGCCTGCCTAAGTCCCCCCAGGCCACCGTGCGCTGGTTCTTACAGAGGCCAGGGGATGAGAGGCCCGAACAG CAGGTGAAGACAGATGAGCGCATCCTGCAAACAGAACAGGGGCTGCTGTTCCGCAGGCTCAACCGCCTGGATGCGGGCACCTACACCTGCATGACGCTGGAGCACGGCTTCTCCCAGGTGGTGGTCCGCCTGGCTCTGGAGGTGATCGTGGCTGCACAGCTCGACATTCTGTTCTCCCGGGAGCCAAGGCCAGAGGAGCCTGCAGCCCGAGGAGGcccagcctccaccccctccaAGGCCTGGTATAAGGACATCCTGCAGCTTATCGGCTTTGCCAACCTGCCCCGGGTGGATGAGTACTGTGAGCGTGTGTGGTGCCCTTCCCGCAGCCCAAGGCGCGGCAAACAGGCCAAGGGCAAGAGCTGGGTGGGGCTGGAACTAGGCAAGAAGGTGAAGAGCCGAGTGCAGGCTGAGCGCAATCGGACACCCCGGGAGGTGGAGGCCACATAg